In the genome of Notamacropus eugenii isolate mMacEug1 chromosome 5, mMacEug1.pri_v2, whole genome shotgun sequence, one region contains:
- the PITHD1 gene encoding PITH domain-containing protein 1: MSHGHSHGGGGGCRCAAEHEEPPEQRGLAYGLYLRIDLERLQCLNESHEGSGRGVFKPWEERADRSKFVESDADEELLFNIPFTGNVKLKGIIIMGEDDDSHPSEMRLFKNIPQMSFDDTDREPDQTFSLNRDITGELEYATKISRFSNVYHLSIHISKNFGADTTKVFYIGLRGEWTEMRRHEVTICNYEASANPADHKVQQVTPQTHFIS, encoded by the exons ATGTCGCATGGGCACAGCCACGGCGGGGGCGGCGGCTGCCGCTGCGCCGCGGAGCACGAGGAGCCGCCGGAGCAGCGCGGCCTGGCCTACGGGCTGTACCTGCGCATCGACCTGGAGCGCCTGCAGTGCCTCAACGAGAGCCACGAGGGCAGCGGCCGCGGCGTCTTCAAGCCGTGGGAGGAGCGGGCCGACCGCAGCAAG TTTGTAGAAAGTGATGCTGATGAAGAGTTGCTGTTTAATATTCC GTTTACTGGTAATGTTAAACTGAAAGGAATCATTATTATGGGAGAGGACGACGACTCACATCCTTCAGAGATGAGACT GTTCAAAAACATTCCACAAATGTCTTTTGATGATACAGACCGAGAACCTGATCAGACTTTTAGTCTAAATCGAGACATCACTGGAGAATTAGAATATGCTACAAA AATTTCTCGTTTTTCAAatgtctatcatctctctattcaTATTTCAAAAAACTTCGGCGCTGACACCACAAAGGTGTTTTACATTGGACTGAGAGGAGAATGGACTGAG ATGCGTCGACACGAGGTGACTATCTGCAATTATGAAGCATCAGCTAATCCAGCAGATCACAAGGTCCAGCAGGTCACCCCACAGACGCACTTCATTTCTTAA
- the LYPLA2 gene encoding acyl-protein thioesterase 2 isoform X2, with protein MCGNNMSVPLLSDAATVSGAERETAAVIFLHGLGDSGHSWADALSSIRLPYVKYICPHAPRIPVTLNMKMVMPSWFDLMGLSPDAPEDEAGIKKAAESIKALIEHEVKNGIPANRIILGGFSQGGALSLYTALTCPHPLAGIVALSCWLPLHRAFPQAANGTARDMAILQCHGELDPMVPVRFGALTSEKLKSVVPPAKVQFKTYPGVMHSSCPQEMAAVKEFIEKLLPPI; from the exons ATGTGTGGTAACAACATGTCTGTCCCCCTGCTCTCCGACGCTGCGACTGTTTCAGGAGCTGAGCGGGAGACAGCAGCG GTTATTTTTTTACATGGACTTGGAGACTCAGG GCACAGCTGGGCTGATGCCCTTTCCTCCATCCGCCTTCCCTATGTCAAGTACATCTGTCCCCATGC GCCTCGGATCCCAGTCACACTGAACATGAAGATGGTGATGCCTTCCTG GTTTGACCTGATGGGCTTGAGCCCCGATGCCCCAGAAGATGAAGCTGGGATCAAGAAAGCAGCTGAGAGCA TCAAGGCCCTGATTGAGCACGAAGTGAAGAACGGAATTCCAGCCAATCGAATCATTTTGGGGGGCTTCTCTCAG GGTGGAGCCCTTTCCCTTTACACAGCTCTCACCTGTCCACATCCCCTGGCTGGCATCGTGGCCCTCAGCTGCTGGCTCCCCCTGCATCGGGCCTTCCCTCAG GCAGCCAATGGCACAGCCCGGGACATGGCCATCCTGCAGTGCCATGGCGAGCTGGACCCCATGGTGCCCGTGCGCTTCGGAGCCCTCACCTCAGAGAAACTCAAGTCTGTTGTCCCTCCGGCTAAGGTCCAGTTTAAGACCTACCCGGGGGTTATGCACAGCTCCTGTCCTCAG GAGATGGCAGCTGTGAAGGAATTCATTGAGAAGCTGCTGCCCCCCATCTAA
- the LYPLA2 gene encoding acyl-protein thioesterase 2 isoform X1, with amino-acid sequence MCGNNMSVPLLSDAATVSGAERETAAVIFLHGLGDSGHSWADALSSIRLPYVKYICPHAPRIPVTLNMKMVMPSWFDLMGLSPDAPEDEAGIKKAAESIKALIEHEVKNGIPANRIILGGFSQGGALSLYTALTCPHPLAGIVALSCWLPLHRAFPQAANGTARDMAILQCHGELDPMVPVRFGALTSEKLKSVVPPAKVQFKTYPGVMHSSCPQVSAPHDASSLSPSHPMTPPDGLSLYRRWQL; translated from the exons ATGTGTGGTAACAACATGTCTGTCCCCCTGCTCTCCGACGCTGCGACTGTTTCAGGAGCTGAGCGGGAGACAGCAGCG GTTATTTTTTTACATGGACTTGGAGACTCAGG GCACAGCTGGGCTGATGCCCTTTCCTCCATCCGCCTTCCCTATGTCAAGTACATCTGTCCCCATGC GCCTCGGATCCCAGTCACACTGAACATGAAGATGGTGATGCCTTCCTG GTTTGACCTGATGGGCTTGAGCCCCGATGCCCCAGAAGATGAAGCTGGGATCAAGAAAGCAGCTGAGAGCA TCAAGGCCCTGATTGAGCACGAAGTGAAGAACGGAATTCCAGCCAATCGAATCATTTTGGGGGGCTTCTCTCAG GGTGGAGCCCTTTCCCTTTACACAGCTCTCACCTGTCCACATCCCCTGGCTGGCATCGTGGCCCTCAGCTGCTGGCTCCCCCTGCATCGGGCCTTCCCTCAG GCAGCCAATGGCACAGCCCGGGACATGGCCATCCTGCAGTGCCATGGCGAGCTGGACCCCATGGTGCCCGTGCGCTTCGGAGCCCTCACCTCAGAGAAACTCAAGTCTGTTGTCCCTCCGGCTAAGGTCCAGTTTAAGACCTACCCGGGGGTTATGCACAGCTCCTGTCCTCAGGTCAGTGCCCCCCATGatgcctcctccctttccccctcccaccccatgaCCCCACCTGATGGACTTTCACTCTACAGGAGATGGCAGCTGTGA
- the GALE gene encoding UDP-glucose 4-epimerase has product MAEKVLVTGGAGYIGSHTVLELLEAGYQPVVIDNFHNTVRGEGPMPESLRRVEELTGKKVEFEEMDILDKAALQGLFKKHSFVAVIHFAGLKAVGESVQKPLDYYRVNLTGTIQLLETMNTHGVKNLVFSSSATVYGNPHYLPLDENHPTGGCTNPYGKSKFFIEEMIRDLCQAEKAWNAVLLRYFNPIGAHASGRIGEDPQGIPNNLMPYVSQVAVGRREVLSVYGNDYSTVDGTGVRDYIHVVDLAKGHITALKKLKEQCGCRIYNLGTGTGYSVLQMVTAMEKASGKKIPYKIVARRDGDVATCYANPKLAQEELGWKADFGLDKMCEDLWRWQEQNPTGFSNQA; this is encoded by the exons ATGGCCGAGAAGGTGCTGGTCACTGGAGGAGCTGGCTACATTGGCAGCCACACCGTCCTGGAGCTGCTGGAGGCAGGCTACCAGCCCGTGGTCATTGACAACTTCCACAACACCGTCCGTG GGGAGGGGCCCATGCCTGAGAGCCTAAGGCGAGTGGAGGAACTCACAGGCAAGAAGGTGGAGTTTGAGGAGATGGATATTCTAGACAAAGCAGCCCTGCAAGGACTCTTTAAGAAG CACAGTTTTGTGGCTGTGATCCACTTCGCGGGGCTCAAGGCAGTTGGGGAGTCGGTACAGAAACCTCTGGACTATTACAGGGTCAACCTCACAGGGACCATCCAGCTGCTGGAG ACCATGAACACTCATGGGGTGAAGAACTTGGTGTTCAGCAGCTCAGCTACCGTCTACGGAAACCCCCACTACCTCCCCCTGGATGAGAACCACCCCACTGGGGGCTGCACCAACCCCTATGGCAAGTCCAAGTTCTTCATCGAGGAGATGATCCGGGACCTGTGCCAGGCAGAGAAG GCCTGGAATGCAGTGCTGCTGAGATACTTTAACCCCATCGGGGCCCATGCCTCTGGCCGCATCGGGGAGGACCCACAAGGCATCCCCAACAATCTGATGCCCTACGTCTCCCAG GTGGCAGTCGGACGTCGGGAGGTCCTCAGCGTCTATGGCAATGACTACAGCACAGTGGATGGGACAG GTGTCCGGGATTACATCCATGTCGTGGACTTGGCTAAGGGCCACATCACAGCCCTGAAGAAACTTAAGGAACAGTGTGGCTGTCGG ATCTATAACTTGGGGACAGGCACAGGCTATTCTGTGCTACAGATGGTGACTGCCATGGAGAAAGCCTCTGGAAAGAAG ATCCCATATAAGATTGTGGCCCGCCGGGATGGGGATGTGGCCACCTGCTATGCCAACCCCAAGCTGGCACAGGAGGAGCTGGGCTGGAAAGCAGATTTCGGCCTCGACAAGATGT GTGAGGACCTTTGGCGATGGCAGGAACAGAATCCAACAGGATTTAGTAACCAGGCCTGA